A window from Salvia miltiorrhiza cultivar Shanhuang (shh) chromosome 2, IMPLAD_Smil_shh, whole genome shotgun sequence encodes these proteins:
- the LOC131011958 gene encoding biotin--protein ligase 2-like isoform X1, giving the protein MLFVTSSPRFLSLIRPPPLLSLQNLSFSPKNLYLSSKMESESSTTLVLCGKSAAEDEFARRLKTNNALKLPDGSPVSVCLHSETESAGNDGVFRVNSYMNSISTSRFGRLLVYSPRLASTHDVVANNFGELPIGSVCVADVQFKGRGRSKNVWESPKGCLLFSFTIQMEDGRVVPLVQYVVCLAMTEAVNDVCRRNGMPSLDVRIKWPNDLYLDGLKVGGILCTSTYRSKKFNVSAGIGLNIDNQRPTTCLNAVLQRLGYAANQLQREDIIAAFFNKFEVFHDIFLSQGFQALENLYYKTWLHSGQRVILQEKSESEDQVSENVVTIQGLTPSGYLLAATDDGQICELHPDGNRYSQIPLYLILNINSVS; this is encoded by the exons ATGCTCTTTGTAACCAGCTCCCCtcgctttctctctctaatacgACCTCCTCCGCTTCTCTCTCTTCAAAACCTCAGCTTCTCCCCCAAGAATCTCTACTTATCATCAA AAATGGAGTCGGAATCATCTACGACGCTCGTGCTTTGCGGAAAGTCGGCTGCAGAAGACGAATTTGCGCGGCGCTTGAAGACGAACAACGCATTGAAACTCCCCGATGGATCGCCGGTGAGTGTGTGTTTGCATTCGGAGACTGAGAGTGCTGGCAACGACGGCGTTTTTCGTGTGAATTCGTACATGAATTCTATCTCGACTTCTCGTTTCGGGAGGCTGCTCGTTTACTCTCCTCGATTAGCTTCCACGCATGATGTTGTTGCGAA TAATTTTGGTGAGTTGCCCATTGGTTCTGTGTGTGTTGCTGACGTGCAGTTCAAGGGCAGAG GTCGGTCGAAGAATGTATGGGAGTCACCAAAGGGATGCCTTCTCTTTTCATTCACAATTCAGATGGAAGATGGGAGAGTGGTGCCACTTGTGCAGTATGTAGTTTGTTTGGCTATGACTGAAGCAGTTAATGATGTCTGTCGAAGAAAT GGAATGCCTTCACTAGATGTCCGGATAAAGTGGCCAAATGATCTGTATCTAGATGGTCTTAAAGTGGGTGGCATTTTGTGCACATCAACATATAGGTCTAAAAAGTTTAATGTCAGTGCTG GAATCGGCTTGAATATCGATAATCAAAGACCAACAACATGCTTGAATGCTGTGCTGCAGAGGTTGGGATATGCTGCGAATCAACTACAGCGTGAAGATATCATAGCAGCTTTCTTCAATAAATTTGAGGTCTTTCATGATATCTTCCTCAGCCAAG GCTTTCAGGCACTGGAGAACCTCTACTATAAAACATGGCTTCACAG CGGACAGCGAGTTATTTTACAGGAAAAGAGTGAGAGTGAAGACCAAGTTTCTGAAAATGTTGTCACAATCCAG GGCTTAACACCTTCTGGATATTTATTGGCTGCCACTGATGATGGTCAGATATGCGAGCTTCATCCAGATGGAAATAGGTACTCACAGATCCCACTATATCTAATCTTAAATATAAATTCAGTTTCCTAA
- the LOC131011958 gene encoding biotin--protein ligase 2-like isoform X2: MLFVTSSPRFLSLIRPPPLLSLQNLSFSPKNLYLSSKMESESSTTLVLCGKSAAEDEFARRLKTNNALKLPDGSPVSVCLHSETESAGNDGVFRVNSYMNSISTSRFGRLLVYSPRLASTHDVVANNFGELPIGSVCVADVQFKGRGRSKNVWESPKGCLLFSFTIQMEDGRVVPLVQYVVCLAMTEAVNDVCRRNGMPSLDVRIKWPNDLYLDGLKVGGILCTSTYRSKKFNVSAGIGLNIDNQRPTTCLNAVLQRLGYAANQLQREDIIAAFFNKFEVFHDIFLSQGFQALENLYYKTWLHSGQRVILQEKSESEDQVSENVVTIQGLTPSGYLLAATDDGQICELHPDGNSFDFFQGLVRRKLA; this comes from the exons ATGCTCTTTGTAACCAGCTCCCCtcgctttctctctctaatacgACCTCCTCCGCTTCTCTCTCTTCAAAACCTCAGCTTCTCCCCCAAGAATCTCTACTTATCATCAA AAATGGAGTCGGAATCATCTACGACGCTCGTGCTTTGCGGAAAGTCGGCTGCAGAAGACGAATTTGCGCGGCGCTTGAAGACGAACAACGCATTGAAACTCCCCGATGGATCGCCGGTGAGTGTGTGTTTGCATTCGGAGACTGAGAGTGCTGGCAACGACGGCGTTTTTCGTGTGAATTCGTACATGAATTCTATCTCGACTTCTCGTTTCGGGAGGCTGCTCGTTTACTCTCCTCGATTAGCTTCCACGCATGATGTTGTTGCGAA TAATTTTGGTGAGTTGCCCATTGGTTCTGTGTGTGTTGCTGACGTGCAGTTCAAGGGCAGAG GTCGGTCGAAGAATGTATGGGAGTCACCAAAGGGATGCCTTCTCTTTTCATTCACAATTCAGATGGAAGATGGGAGAGTGGTGCCACTTGTGCAGTATGTAGTTTGTTTGGCTATGACTGAAGCAGTTAATGATGTCTGTCGAAGAAAT GGAATGCCTTCACTAGATGTCCGGATAAAGTGGCCAAATGATCTGTATCTAGATGGTCTTAAAGTGGGTGGCATTTTGTGCACATCAACATATAGGTCTAAAAAGTTTAATGTCAGTGCTG GAATCGGCTTGAATATCGATAATCAAAGACCAACAACATGCTTGAATGCTGTGCTGCAGAGGTTGGGATATGCTGCGAATCAACTACAGCGTGAAGATATCATAGCAGCTTTCTTCAATAAATTTGAGGTCTTTCATGATATCTTCCTCAGCCAAG GCTTTCAGGCACTGGAGAACCTCTACTATAAAACATGGCTTCACAG CGGACAGCGAGTTATTTTACAGGAAAAGAGTGAGAGTGAAGACCAAGTTTCTGAAAATGTTGTCACAATCCAG GGCTTAACACCTTCTGGATATTTATTGGCTGCCACTGATGATGGTCAGATATGCGAGCTTCATCCAGATGGAAATAG